DNA sequence from the Cohnella herbarum genome:
ATCCGAAGCCGGCGTGCTTGGATTGGAATACGGCTACAATGTTTATGCTCCCGAAACGATGGTTATCTGGGAAGCGCAATTCGGCGATTTCATGAATGCCGCGCAAGTGATCATCGATCAATTTATTTCCGCGGGTCAATCCAAATGGTCGCAACGTTCCGGATTGGTCATGCTGTTGCCGCATGGATACGAGGGTCAAGGACCCGAGCACTCCAGCGCGCGGATGGAACGGTTCCTTCAGATGTCCGGCGAGGCTAACTGGACCGTCGCGTATTTGTCCAGCGCCGCCCAATATTTCCACCTGCTTCGCCGTCAAGCATCGATCATGAATACGAAAGACGCTCGTCCGCTTATCGTGATGGCGCCTAAGAGCATGATCCGCAACCCGCTCGTCGCGTCTCCGGCTAATCTGCTTAGCGAAGGTTCTTTCCAAACCGTCGTCGAACAGCCTGGACTGGGTCTGAATCCGGCCCGCGTGGAAAGACTTGTATTGTGTACCGGTAAAGTCGCGATCGACTTGGCGGAAGAACTGAACAAATCGGCGGACGTTAACCGCGATTGGTTGCATATCGTCCGCGTCGAGCAGCTCTATCCGTTCCCGAAACATGAGCTCAAAGCGATCGTGGACCGTTATCCGAACTTGACCGAAGTTCTGTGGGTTCAAGAAGAACCGAGAAACATGGGCGCGTGGAGCTATATCGAACCGCGTATTCGCGACATCGTCGAAACTTCCAAGACGACGGTCAGCTATAACGGACGTCCGAAACGTTCCAGCCCGGCGAGCGGCTACCAACAAATTCACGCTTTCGAGCAGCAGTTTATTATTAATCAAACCTTGGTTCAGAAAAAGAAATCCGCAGTTAAATCCGGGAGGTAAACAGCAATGCATGACATTATAGTACCAGCGATGGGCGAATCCATTACGGAAGGAACGATTTCCAAATGGATCGTCAAAGTCGGAGACAGCGTCAAACAAGGCGACCTCTTACTGGAGCTTGAAACGGATAAAGTAAACTTGGAAATAAGCGCCGAGCAAGACGGCGTGATCTCCGAGATTCTTGCAGGCGAAGGCGATACGGTAAAAATCGGCGAATCCGTCGGTAAAATCGGCGCGGCCGGCCAAGCAACGGCTCCGGCAGCTGCTCCTGCACCTGTGCAAGCTAGCGCCCCGGCAGCGGCCCCAGCTCCTGCTGCGCCAGTTGCTGCTCCGGCACAACCGGCGGTAGCTTCCGGCGGAAACGATAGCTCTTCCACGCTGGCCACTCCGGCAGCAAGAAAGCTCGCACGCGAGAAAGGCATCGACCTGAATACGTTGCCTGCGCGCGATCCGATCGGTCGTATCCATGCGAACGATGTCGCTTCGGCGGGTACTGCGTCTGCTGGCGCACCTGCACCCGCGCCGCAAGCGGCGGCAGCGAAAGCACCGGCCGTCGACAAGCCGACTTCCAACTCGAACAAACCGGAAGAGCGCAAACGGATGTCCCGCCGTCGCTTGACCATTGCCAAACGGTTGGTCGAAGCGCAGCAAACAGCTGCCATGCTCACGACTTTTAACGAAGTCGACATGTCCGCCATTCTCGAGATTCGTAAACGCCGCAAAGACTCCTTCAAGGAGAAACACGAAGTCGGATTGGGCTTTATGTCCTTCTTCACCAAAGCGGTCGTAGGCGCGTTGAAAGCATTCCCGCACTTGAACGCTGAAATCAACGGCGAAGATATTATCGTCAAAAAATACTACGACATCGGCATCGCCGTTTCCGCTAAAGAAGGTTTGGTCGTTCCGGTTCTCCGCGAAGCCGACCGTCTCGGTTTCGCCGAAATCGAGCGCACGATCGTTCAACTCGCCGGCAAAGCCCGCAACAATACGCTGGAATTGTCCGAGCTGCAAGGCGGAACGTTCACGATCACGAACGGCGGCGTATTCGGCTCCTTGCTGTCGACGCCGATCCTGAACGCGCCTCAAGTCGGTATCCTAGGCATGCACAAGATCCAACTTCGTCCGGTCGCGATCGATGCCGAGCGCATGGAAAACCGTCCGATGATGTACATCGCCCTCTCCTACGACCACAGAATCGTGGACGGAGCGGAAGCCGTGCAATTCCTCGTCAAAATCAAGGAAATGCTCGAAGATCCGGAAACGCTGCTTCTCGAAGGTTAATATCCTATAGAAGAAGTGAAAACGCCCCCTATCTCACTGTCTGCACCTCTGTGTGCTAGCAGGGATATGGGGGTTTTTTGCGCGTTCGCAAAATTACGGTTAATCCACCGATTAGCGATATGCTCTAAGGCAATCCAATCGCATTAGGAATCGCACATTGTTCAGGCTGCTCACTTCGATAGTTTCAGTCTAACGGAGCCCACAGCTCTTATTCTGCTTAAAAAGTTACTTTTCGAATTCTAACGGAAATGAGCGCTCTTATTCAAGTATTTTCCAACGAAAACAAGTCACATGAGCATAAATAAAGGCTCCTAGTTCCGTTACAATTTGAATACGCCCGTTTTCGTCAAAATAACGTCGATGGGTTCCGTTAGAAAGCAACTCTCTTGGAGGGCGTTATGCTCCCCTATCTATTAATTTTTTTCCACTCTCGTATACTTCAAGAAAATTATGTATAATTAAGTAAATAAATGCTGAGGGGAGCGTAGCTGGTTGGAGTCTCTCATCTACATACTCATTTATACTCTTGAAGCGTTTTGTACGATTTCGGCTAGCTATATGATGTTTCGGTTCCCTTTCAAAGAGTTTATCGGAAAAAAATTAATTCTCAGCGTCCTCTTAGCTACATTCTCTTATTCGACAAGAGATATAACAGTCATTAATGAATTTACCATTATCGTGCCTGTAACTTATCTTATTTCCTACACCCTGTTTATTAAATTCGTCAGTAAAATTCGGATTTTATGGGCGTCCGTTATGATGATAACGGGTTACGCTCTCGTCGGTACCGTTCAAATGATCGTATTTCTGCTCTATGATGCTTTCGGAGTGGAAATGGCGACCGTCCAAGGCAGTCTATCGTACTTGGTATTAGGACAAGTTCTAACAGCTGCCATTGCATTCCCCTTTTCCTTCTTCTATTATTATCGCGGTTTCGGGTTCACCTATGATTTTCCTTCGTGGCGGTGGAAGCACCTCTGGCTAGTCCTGCTAGAAGTCTTATTGATTGCCCTTATCTTTCGATTTCTTCTAGTTAACAACCTAACCTTGACGATTGCTGTCGGTGCTACTCTTTCAGTACTGCTTATTCTGAGTCAGAAATTGGAGAAGGAGGACAACCTAAAATGAATTGGAGCCGTAAGTTAGCAGACAACTTAGCGCTTAAAATTCACGCGGCCAATCCTCATCATCCGATCAGTCTTCCTGTCCAGAGATATGCGATCGAAACGATTGTTACGAATACAACAATAATTATCATTTCATTATTTTTGGGTCTCTTACTCGAACAAGCGTTACAAGTTCTCACTGTAATAGTCGCTTTTCCCCTGTTACGATTTGTAACAGGCGGTCACCATTTCAAATCGCCTACTGCTTGCATTATAACGACAATTATTGGCTTTAACACAATACCGATGCTCGCCCAAAATATTCAATCGACATCCGCTACACTTGCTCTAACTCTAGGAAGTCTTCTGCTATGTCTCGTATTTGCTCCGCAAGGAAAACGCGCCATCATCAAGCAACAACAGATTATCAAGCTTGTAGGAGGGGCGATTATCACCGTAAATTTACTGGTCATGTCTCCCGTTCTCGCCATAGCATTTTTCCTGCAAGCTTTAACTCTTATACACTTCAGAAGATGAGGAGGTGAAAGAACATGAAAAAAATCAAGCTAATGTCATTGTTCGCGCTTTCTTCTATTTTAGGAATCGTTGCCTTTGCACAAGCTTCCTTTGCTTGCCAGTTAGGTATGTACGACCCTGAACTACCTGAAGAATTGCAGTAGGAGGAGCTTATGGAATGGATAAAGGAGCTCCCTGTAAGCCGAGACCCTAAAGGTGCAACAGGCATCGTGTCATTGCCATTGGACTCCATTCTATATATCCACTTCTACGAGGCCGTTATTCAAGTCCATACCGCAACAGAAATGTATTACTTCACGTTAGGGAGCAATCTAAGCTTGCTTGTCGATAACCTCAACAACTCGGGATTCCATTTCGAGAAAACCGATCGTGCGCAGGTCGCAGATTATCGACGAATTAGCCATATCGAGAAAACCGAGTTTTTTCAGTACAGAGGTTACTTCGAGGGTACGGCCAAATATGTGATCTTCTCGGAAAGCAATTACAGGAAAGCCGCGAAAATATTAAAGGATCGCTCGAAATAGAGCGATCCTTTAATATTAACAATCCAATCGTTAAAAGTTCTCCGCCTACTCGGCGAAGAGCTTTTCTTCACATATCAGAAAGTATAAATGATTTTCTATACTCTTCTGATATGTCTCCGACATAAACGTTCCCCCGCCATCCCTAAGGACGGCGAAGAACGTTTATGCTTGTTTTACGAGGAAAAGGTCGACAAAAGGGTTAAAATAAGGCAAAATGTCGATAAGATCACCATGGAAAAGGAGAGCTTTCGTGAAACGGAAATTATTACTGTTGGTAGCCATGTTCTTGGCAGTCGGACTAATTACTCATCCTTACCATGGACAAGCTTTATCCGATATCGAGAAAATCGACAATGAACTGAAAAGCCTCAAAGAAGATATGGATAGGGCACAACATCAGCAGAGATACGCAAAGAAAAGCGTCCAAGAATTAACCGGCAAAAAGCAAGCTTCCAAAGAAGATTTAGAAGCC
Encoded proteins:
- the odhB gene encoding 2-oxoglutarate dehydrogenase complex dihydrolipoyllysine-residue succinyltransferase translates to MHDIIVPAMGESITEGTISKWIVKVGDSVKQGDLLLELETDKVNLEISAEQDGVISEILAGEGDTVKIGESVGKIGAAGQATAPAAAPAPVQASAPAAAPAPAAPVAAPAQPAVASGGNDSSSTLATPAARKLAREKGIDLNTLPARDPIGRIHANDVASAGTASAGAPAPAPQAAAAKAPAVDKPTSNSNKPEERKRMSRRRLTIAKRLVEAQQTAAMLTTFNEVDMSAILEIRKRRKDSFKEKHEVGLGFMSFFTKAVVGALKAFPHLNAEINGEDIIVKKYYDIGIAVSAKEGLVVPVLREADRLGFAEIERTIVQLAGKARNNTLELSELQGGTFTITNGGVFGSLLSTPILNAPQVGILGMHKIQLRPVAIDAERMENRPMMYIALSYDHRIVDGAEAVQFLVKIKEMLEDPETLLLEG
- a CDS encoding accessory gene regulator B family protein; translated protein: MNWSRKLADNLALKIHAANPHHPISLPVQRYAIETIVTNTTIIIISLFLGLLLEQALQVLTVIVAFPLLRFVTGGHHFKSPTACIITTIIGFNTIPMLAQNIQSTSATLALTLGSLLLCLVFAPQGKRAIIKQQQIIKLVGGAIITVNLLVMSPVLAIAFFLQALTLIHFRR
- a CDS encoding cyclic lactone autoinducer peptide; the encoded protein is MKKIKLMSLFALSSILGIVAFAQASFACQLGMYDPELPEELQ
- a CDS encoding LytTR family transcriptional regulator DNA-binding domain-containing protein, whose product is MEWIKELPVSRDPKGATGIVSLPLDSILYIHFYEAVIQVHTATEMYYFTLGSNLSLLVDNLNNSGFHFEKTDRAQVADYRRISHIEKTEFFQYRGYFEGTAKYVIFSESNYRKAAKILKDRSK